A region from the Salvia splendens isolate huo1 chromosome 15, SspV2, whole genome shotgun sequence genome encodes:
- the LOC121768772 gene encoding UDP-galactose/UDP-glucose transporter 3-like isoform X1, whose product MESRGSGIHRVFVLAFCVAGIWAAYIYQGVLQETVSTKRFGPDKKRFEHLAFLNLAQSVVCLVWSFIMKKLWSNGGDAGAPWWSYWSAGITNTIGPAMGIEALKYISYPAQVLAKSSKMIPVMLMGTLVYGIKYTIPEYICTLLVAGGVSTFALSKTSSKITSKLAHPNAPIGYGLCFLNLAFDGFTNATQDSITARYPKTSAWNIMLGMNLWGSIYNLVFMFGWPNAIGYDAIDFCRQHPEAAWDILLYCLCGAVGQNFIFLTISRFGSLTNTTITTTRKFVSIVVSSLLSGNPLSEKQWGSVAMVFSGLSYQIYLKWKKLQRVQKKRKST is encoded by the exons ATGGAGTCTCGCGGCAGTGGAATACACCGCGTTTTTGTCCTGGCTTTTTGCGTCGCCGGCATTTGGGCGGCTTATATCTACCAAGGGGTTCTTCAGGAGACTGT GTCGACAAAAAGATTTGGTCCTGATAAGAAGAGGTTTGAGCATCTGGCCTTCTTGAACCTAGCACAGAGTGTTGTATGTTTGGTATGGTCATTTATAA TGAAAAAGCTCTGGTCAAATGGTGGTGACGCTGGAGCTCCATGGTGGAGTTATTGGAGTGCTGGAATTACAAACACGATTGGCCCGGCTATGGGGATTGAAGCGCTTAAGTACATAAGTTACCCTGCCCAG gtGCTGGCTAAATCCTCAAAAATGATTCCGG TCATGCTGATGGGCACTTTAGTTTATGGGATTAAATATACAATCCCAGAGTATATCTGCACATTGCTTGTTGCTGGAGGTGTATCCACATTTGCACTTTCAAAG ACCAGCTCGAAGATAACGAGCAAACTAGCACATCCAAATGCTCCAATTGGCTATGGTCTTTGTTTTCTGAACCTTGCTTTTGATGGATTCACAAATGCGACTCAGGATTCAATCACAGCAAG GTACCCCAAGACAAGTGCGTGGAACATAATGCTAGGCATGAACTTATGGGGGAGCATCTACAATTTGGTATTCATGTTCGGTTGGCCAAACGCCATTGGGTACGATGCTATCGACTTCTGCAGGCAGCATCCGGAGGCAGCGTGGGACATCCTACTCTATTGCCTGTGCGGTGCAGTTGGCCAGAACTTCATTTTCCTAACAATAAGTCGATTTGGCTCCTTGACCAACACGACAATCACCACCACCAGAAAATTCGTGAGCATCGTGGTTTCTTCGTTGTTAAGTGGGAACCCACTCTCCGAGAAACAATGGGGGAGCGTTGCAATGGTCTTCTCCGGATTATCCTACCAGATTTACCTGAAATGGAAGAAGTTgcagagagtgcagaagaagagGAAGTCCACTTAA
- the LOC121768771 gene encoding SNF1-related protein kinase regulatory subunit gamma-1-like has protein sequence MAAKTKQDSKSGKDERYDAYFDMVQSRKKVPCALQEKLTSAFAKIPVSSFPKVPGGKVIEIQADMSIGDALKVLSETNILSAPVVNPDASDSKDWRNRYLGIVDYSAIVLYVMQTAEIAAVTLSATSAAAAGVGTAAAGTIGALALGATGPLAVAGLTVAAVGAAVAADRGMGKDAATAADKLGNDFYKVILHEEPFKSTTVRSILKSYRWVPFVPVAPDSSMLSVMLLLSKYRLRNVPVIELGSPCINNFITQSAVVHGLQECRGRDWLDCIAAHPISDLGLPFMSPDQVVSVRDNELVLEAFKKMKENQIGGLPVVEGESMKIFGNISIRDIRFLLLKPELFTSFRELTVKDFIKAVASTTEDNGKIVTPITCQSSSTLGTVIDTLASRAVHRIYVVSGEGKQVLGVVTLRDVISCFITEPPNFFDDYFGFTVKEILSR, from the exons ATGGCAGCGAAAACGAAGCAAGATTCAAAGAGCGGGAAAGACGAGAGGTACGATGCCTACTTCGATATGGTGCAGAGCAGAAAGAAGGTCCCCTGCGCATTGCAGGAGAAGCTAACATCCGCATTTGCAAAAATACCCGTCTCGTCCTTCCCCAAAGTCCCCGGTGGGAAAG TTATCGAGATTCAAGCAGACATGTCGATAGGTGATGCCCTTAAGGTGTTATCAGAAACCAACATTCTCTCGGCTCCTGTAGTCAACCCCGATGCTAGTGATAGCAAGGATTGGAGGAACAGATATTTGGGGATCGTTGATTACTCTGCTATAGTTCTTTATGTGATGCAGACTGCAGAAATCGCAGCGGTGACCTTATCCGCCACCTCAGCCGCTGCTGCTGGAGTCGGGACTGCTGCTGCCGGTACCATTGGTGCCTTAGCATTAGGTGCCACGGGTCCCCTAGCCGTGGCTGGGCTGACTGTAGCCGCAGTTGGTGCAGCTGTGGCCGCGGACAGAGGAATGGGGAAAGACGCTGCCACTGCCGCGGATAAGTTAGGCAACGATTTCTACAAGGTCATCCTCCATGAGGAGCCTTTTAAGTCGACCACG GTTAGGTCGATCCTTAAGTCGTATAGATGGGTGCCTTTTGTGCCCGTTGCTCCGGATAGCTCGATGCTGAGCGTTATGCTTCTGCTCTCGAAGTATAGGCTAAGGAACGTCCCCGTGATCGAGCTAGGGAGTCCATGTATCAACAACTTCATTACTCAATCCGCGGTGGTACATGGCCTCCAAGAATGCAGGGGAAGGGACTGGCTTGACTGCATCGCTGCACATCCTATATCCGACCTCGGGCTTCCTTTCATGTCCCCAGATCAG GTGGTGAGTGTTCGGGATAATGAGTTGGTTCTCGAAGCCTTCAAGAAGATGAAGGAGAATCAAATCGGAGGGCTTCCAGTCGTGGAGGGCGAGTCAATGAAGATCTTCGGAAACATAAGCATAAGAGATATTAGATTCTTGTTGCTCAAACCTGAGCTATTCACAAGTTTCAG GGAGCTGACTGTGAAGGACTTCATAAAGGCAGTGGCTTCGACCACAGAAGACAATGGCAAAATTGTGACACCAATCACGTGCCAGTCGAGTTCGACTCTTGGCACCGTGATAGACACGCTGGCCTCGAGGGCGGTCCATAGGATCTATGTCGTTTCAGGGGAGGGAAAGCAGGTGCTCGGAGTAGTTACCCTCAGAGATGTCATCTCTTGTTTTATCACCGAGCCTCCGAATTTCTTCGATGATTACTTTGGTTTCACGGTTAAAGAAATATTGAGTCGATAA
- the LOC121768772 gene encoding UDP-galactose/UDP-glucose transporter 3-like isoform X2: MFVKKLWSNGGDAGAPWWSYWSAGITNTIGPAMGIEALKYISYPAQVLAKSSKMIPVMLMGTLVYGIKYTIPEYICTLLVAGGVSTFALSKTSSKITSKLAHPNAPIGYGLCFLNLAFDGFTNATQDSITARYPKTSAWNIMLGMNLWGSIYNLVFMFGWPNAIGYDAIDFCRQHPEAAWDILLYCLCGAVGQNFIFLTISRFGSLTNTTITTTRKFVSIVVSSLLSGNPLSEKQWGSVAMVFSGLSYQIYLKWKKLQRVQKKRKST, translated from the exons ATGTTTG TGAAAAAGCTCTGGTCAAATGGTGGTGACGCTGGAGCTCCATGGTGGAGTTATTGGAGTGCTGGAATTACAAACACGATTGGCCCGGCTATGGGGATTGAAGCGCTTAAGTACATAAGTTACCCTGCCCAG gtGCTGGCTAAATCCTCAAAAATGATTCCGG TCATGCTGATGGGCACTTTAGTTTATGGGATTAAATATACAATCCCAGAGTATATCTGCACATTGCTTGTTGCTGGAGGTGTATCCACATTTGCACTTTCAAAG ACCAGCTCGAAGATAACGAGCAAACTAGCACATCCAAATGCTCCAATTGGCTATGGTCTTTGTTTTCTGAACCTTGCTTTTGATGGATTCACAAATGCGACTCAGGATTCAATCACAGCAAG GTACCCCAAGACAAGTGCGTGGAACATAATGCTAGGCATGAACTTATGGGGGAGCATCTACAATTTGGTATTCATGTTCGGTTGGCCAAACGCCATTGGGTACGATGCTATCGACTTCTGCAGGCAGCATCCGGAGGCAGCGTGGGACATCCTACTCTATTGCCTGTGCGGTGCAGTTGGCCAGAACTTCATTTTCCTAACAATAAGTCGATTTGGCTCCTTGACCAACACGACAATCACCACCACCAGAAAATTCGTGAGCATCGTGGTTTCTTCGTTGTTAAGTGGGAACCCACTCTCCGAGAAACAATGGGGGAGCGTTGCAATGGTCTTCTCCGGATTATCCTACCAGATTTACCTGAAATGGAAGAAGTTgcagagagtgcagaagaagagGAAGTCCACTTAA
- the LOC121768770 gene encoding transcription factor MYB124-like has protein sequence MKNNELNSSSSNVDAEFGEVLKKKERHIVSWSQEEDDILREQIHLHGSENWGIIASKFKDKTTRQCRRRWFTYLNSDFKKGGWSPEEDMLLCEAQRVYGNRWTEIAKVVSGRTDNAVKNRFTTLCKKRAKREALAKENSTTSYVNLNNKRVVFRNGLNSNEGSENAVKKIRTCITTIAENCKGGENMDHLKEESVVKCVGSEFAQTFLRKDDPKVLALLQQAELLSSLAIKVKAEKTDQSLENAWIVLQDFLKQSKESQQLLKITNVDADFHLEKFKALEEGIRSSDEGSRSSRREVDVYESSPASSEYSTGWTIVSDVPRNERGECEEETAALHQEKMDQHCVSVTSTENEAFEETHVKKGDKDEFTSPTHVTPLFRALAATIPSPIFSESEKHFLMKTLGLESSSQSTVANPSQAPSCKRSLLHCL, from the exons ATGAAGAATAACGAGTTGAACAGTAGTAGCAGCAATGTTGATGCAGAATTTGGTGAGGTGTTGAAGAAGAAGGAAAGGCATATAGTTTCTTGGAGTCAAgag GAAGACGATATTCTGCGTGAGCAGATTCATTTACATGGCTCTGAAAA TTGGGGAATTATTGCATCAAAATTCAAGGATAAAACTACGAGACAATGTAGGAGGAG ATGGTTCACTTATTTGAATTCCGATTTCAAGAAAGGAGGTTGGTCGCCGGAGGAAGACATGCTCTTATGCGAG GCACAGAGGGTTTACGGGAACAGATGGACTGAGATAGCGAAGGTGGTTTCGGGCAG AACCGATAATGCTGTGAAGAATAGATTCACCACTCTCTGCAAGAAGAGGGCGAAACGAGAAGCCTTGGCGAAGGAAAACAGCACCACTTCTTATGTCAACTTGAACAACAAAAGGGTTGTTTTTCGGAATGGGCTCAATTCGAATGAAGGATCTGAGAATGCTGTTAAGAAGATAAG GACTTGTATCACAACTATTGCAGAAAACTGTAAAGGAGGAGAGAATATGGATCACTTGAAGGAGGAATCTGTTGTTAAAT GTGTGGGAAGCGAATTTGCACAAACGTTTCTTAGAAAGGACGATCCGAAGGTGCTTGCATTGCTGCAACAAGCAGAACTTCTCAGCTCTCTTGCAATCAAAGTCAAAGCAGAGAAGACAGATCAGAGTCTTGAAAATGCTTGGATA GTGCTTCAAGATTTTCTGAAACAGAGCAAGGAAAGCCAACAACTGCTTAAAATCACAAATGTTGATGCTGATTTTCATCTAGAGAAGTTCAAGGCGTTGGAGGAGGGGATAAGAAGCTCTGATGAAGGCAGTAGGTCATCACGGAG GGAGGTCGACGTGTACGAGTCATCCCCAGCGAGCTCTGAGTATAGCACAGGATGGACTATTGTCTCTGATGTGCCACGCAACGAAAGGGGAGAATGTGAGGAAGAAACTGCCGCATTGCATCAAGAAAAGATGGATCAACATTGTGTTTCTGTGACAAGCACAGAAAACGAAG CATTTGAAGAAACACATGTGAAAAAAGGTGATAAAGATGAATTCACTTCTCCTACTCATGTGACACCACTATTCAGAGCACTAGCAGCAACAATTCCTAGCCCAATATTTTCAGAAAGT GAAAAGCACTTCTTGATGAAAACTCTAGGACTGGAGTCGTCGTCTCAGAGCACAGTCGCAAATCCTTCTCAGGCACCATCATGCAAGAGGTCCCTCCTCCATTGTCTATGA